The Deltaproteobacteria bacterium genomic interval CGCTCGCCGAGGCCCTGAAGATGGGCGACGGCGGCGACCGCGAGCTGAAGCGCCTGGTCGGCGTGCTCGCGATGGGAGTTCCGCCGGCGCCCGGAGGCAGATATCGGCACTGGCAGACGCTGCGATACGTCGCGCCGCCGGATGGCGTCTCGCACCGGGAGTGGTGGGCGGCGATGAAGGTGGCCCGGAACTCCGGGCGAAGGCGGATCCCGCTTCGCGACGCCCACGGGGCGCCGTTCTCGTTCTGCATGCCGGACCCGGTGCTCGAGCTGCTGCAGGGGATCGACCGCGACGCGAGCGGACAGGTCCTGATGGAGGATCGGGTCGTGAACCCGAGCACGCGGGACCGCTACGTGTTCAGCTCGGCGATGGAAGAGGCCATCACGTCGAGCCAGCTCGAGGGTGCCGCGACCACGCGCGAGGTCGCCAGGGAGATGATCCGCTCCGGTCGCCGGCCGTTCGATCGGAGCGAGCGGATGATTCTGAACAACTTCCAGGCCATGAGAGCGGTGTCCGAGATACGCGGCGAGCCGCTCACGCCGGAGATCGTCTTCAGGCTGCACCGAACCATCGTCGACGAGCTGCTGACGGAAGGCGCGGACCGGCACTTCCTGCGCACGCCGGGCGACCGCGTCGCCGTCTACGACGATCGCGACAACACGCTCCTGCACACCCCGCCGAGAGCGGAGGAGATCCACGCGCGAATGCAGTCCATGTGCGACTTCGCGAACGCGAGCGAGCACGGCTACTACCTGCACCCCGCCGTGAAGGCGATCATCCTGCACTTCTGGCTCGCGTACGACCATCCCTTCACGGACGGAAACGGGCGCACCGCGCGATCGCTCTTCTACTGGTCGATGCTCCGCGACGGCTACTGGCTCGTCGAGTTCTTCTCGATCTCGCGGATCTTCGGGAGCGCGCCGTCGCGATATGCGCGCGCCTTCCTCTACACCGAGACCGATGAGAACGACCTGACGTACTTCATCCTCTTCCATCTCGGCGTGATTCGCCGAGCCATCGATGAGATGCGCGAGTATCTCGCGAGCAAGTCACTCGAGATTCGAGAGATCGAATCGCTGCTTCGCCAGAGAGTCGTCTTGACGCACCGGCAGCTCGCCCTCCTGGGACATGCGCTGCGGCACCCCGGTCACCCGTACACGATCGAGTCCCATCAGAGGAGCCACGAGGTCTCCTACCAGACCGCGAGGACCGATCTGCTCGACCTGGCGAAGCGCGGGCTGCTCGAGAAGGGCCGAGCCGGGCGCGCGTTCGTGTTCACCGCGCCGTCGGACCTGCGCGATCGCCTGGTGAAGACGCGCCCTTCGAGGACCGCGTCGACCCGGTAGGGGGCCGCGGGTCGGGAGCCGAGGAGCCGGCCGGAAATGGGATGAAAGCCGCGCGAGATCCCTTCCCTGGGCAGGCCTGATGCGCGCTCGCGGGATTCCTGGCGCGCCCAGCACGACTCGAACATGCGACCTTCAGGTCCGCAGCGGGGGCGGGGTGTGAGCGAAGCTCCGAACGCTCGGATTCCTCGCGTCACTGAACGGCGAGGCTGGCGCGGAACTCCGCATCCTCGATCATCGCCTTCACCTCGGGCGAGGGCTCGCTCAGCCGCTCGAGGGTCACGCCGTGGATCTCTCCAGAGAAGCGGTAGACGTGCGGGTAGAAGCCGACGGCCGCTCCGCTGTCGAGCCCCACGTCGAACGTCTCGCCGCTGACCGAGAAGACCACCGGCACCGACTTCGCCAAGCGCACGTGCGCGCTCGGGACACCGTCGACGCAAAGCAGCGACTCGCCTCCGGCGCCGAAGCCACCGTCGTAAGCGTGGTCGATCACCAATCTGTGTCGCCCCGGAGCCAGCGGCTTCGAGGCGGTTGCGACGTAGTGCTCGTGGCCGAGCCAGTTGTAGTGGTACACGGGGCGGCCCTGCGCGTTCACGTACAGCGACCAGCCGGCCAAGTTTCCGCCCTGGGCGGCGATGACCCCCTCGCATCCGCTCGCGGGCACGGTGATCTCCGCCGTGATGCGAAACGAGCAGTTCTTCAAGTTGACGACGGAGCGCTCCGGCATGCGGATGTGCGCCGTGGTGTAGGTCATCTTGGTCCGGCCACCGAGCGCGTCGGGCACGGCGAACCTCGCGCCCAGCGTCTGGACGGGCTCCTTGAGCGGATAGACCCGGTTTCGCCGCGCTTCGGAGTCGAACAGCGCCTGAAGCTCCGCGAGCTTCTCCGGGAACCTCCGCGACAGGTCGTCGGACTGCGAGAAGTCGCTGCGGATGTCGTACAGCTCCCAGCGCTCCTGCGGTCCATCGAAGGGCACCGAGTCGAAACGCATCCAGGGCAGGCGTCCGTGAAAGCACGACGCGATCCAGCCGTCGTGGTAGATCGCGCGATTTCCGAACATCTCGAAGTACTGCGTGATGTGCCGATCCGGCGCGGCCCCGTCTGCGAGCGCGTACAGCATCGACGTGCCGTCGACGTCCATCTGCTCGATGCCGTTCACCTGCGACGGCGCCTCGACGCCCGCGGCTTCGAGCAGCGTTGGAAAGATGTCGACCACGTGGTGGAACTGGCGACGCAGTCCGCCCGGGTCCGCGATGCGCCTCGGCCACTGCAGCGCCAACGCGTTGCGCGTGCCGCCGAAGTGCGACGCGATCTGCTTCATCCACTGGAACGGAGCATCCAGTGCCCAGGCCCAGGCGAGGTTGAAGTGGTTCCCGCAGCGCGCCGACCCGAAGTCGTCGATGTGGGCGAGCAGCCATTCGGGATCCTCCGGCAGGCCGTTCTGGAACGCTGGCGCGCTCCACGCGCCGTGCAGCGTCCCCTCGGCCGAAGCGCCGTTGTCTCCGGTGATGTAGACGAACAGCGTGTTGTCGGTCTCCCCCATCTCGTCGAGCGCGTCGAGCAGCTTTCCGATCTGTTCGTCGGTGTGCGCCATGAATCCGGCAAACACCTCCATCAGGCGCGCGGCCACAGGTTTGTAGCGGTCCGGGTAGTCCTGCCAGGACGGGATCTCGGCGGGGCGCGGCGTGAGCATCGTGCCCGCGGGTATGACGCCGAGCTCGAGCTGTCGTTCGTAGATGCGTTTGCGCAGAACGTCCCAGCCCTCGTCGAACTGCCCCTTGAACCGATCGATGTACCCCGGCCAAACGTGGTGCGGACAGTGCATCGCGCCGGTCGCGAAGTAGGTGAAGAACGGACGGCGCGGGTTGCTCGCGCGCTGCAGCTTCATCCACGCGATTGCCCTCGCAGCGATGTCCTCGGTCATGTGGTAGTCGTCGCGCCCCTCGTACGGCATCACGGGCGTGGTCTGGTCGAACATCGGCGGCTCGAACTGCGACGCTTCGGCGCTCAGAATTCCGTAGAAGCGCTCGAACCCAAGCCCCGTCGGCCAGCGATCGAACGGACCCGTCAAGGTCTGCTCGTGGGCCGGGGTCAGGTGCCACTTTCCGAACGCACCGGTCGAGTACCCGGACTGCTTCAGGATCTCGGCGACCGTCGCCGCTTCCTTCGGGATGATGCAGTCGTAGCCCGGGAACGCGGAGGCACCCTCGGGAATGATTCCCATGTGCACGGCGTGGTGGTTGCGCCCGGTCAGCAGCGCCGCGCGCGTGGGCGAGCAAAGCGCCGTGGTGTGGAATTGATTGAAGCGCAGACCGTTCCTCGCCACGCGATCGAGCGCCGGCGTCGGCACGGGCCCGCCGAAGGTGCTGCAGGTGCCGAACCCGACGTCGTCGAGCAGAACGACGACGATGTTCGGGGCGTCGCCCGCCGGGAAGGTCACGTCGGGCGCGGACGGCCGCGAGTCGGCCACCAGTCTGCCGACGCTGCCAGCGAACGGGCGTGTGGGGCGCGGGAGCGCCGGACCTCGCGGCTTGATCTCGTCTCTCCCTCTAGCTCGAGATCGCGGCGTGCTCGAAGCAGCGACGCACGGCGTCCACCGCGGACGCATCGCCCGACACCTCGATCTTCGCCTCGGGCCAGCGCAGCTTTCCGGACAGGATCGCGAGCAGCGTCGATCTCGACATCGACGCGGTTCCCGACGCACCCGCGCCGTCGGTCGGAACCGCGACGCAGTTTCGCACGTGCAGGCCGGCCGTCTCGCCATCGATCGCGAACTTCGCGTGTGCGTTCACGCCGGCCGCCTTGGCGGGATCGAGCAGCACGCGCAGGGTGTGCACCAGACCCGTTGCCGAGGCGTGCGCCATCCCCCTCTGGCTGAAACCGTGGCCGTAGAGGCGGTCCATCGGTGTTGAGCGATCCAGGTGGCGCGCACGGGTGATCGCCCAGTTGCGCACGTTTGCCGCGGGCGTGCGCCGGGCCACGAGTCGCAAGGCACGCGCGAGCAGCTCGCGATCGGCATCCGTCGCGCCCCGGGAGCGCACGAGCCAGGTGGCCAGCTCCGTGCCCCAGCGAACGTCGTCGTCCGCGAGAGCCGCGTTCGCCTGCTCCGCCACTTCGGCACGACCGCCGAAGCCCGCGATCAGTCGCGCGAAGCGCTCCGCTGGCTCCAGCGGGAACAACTTCGACTCCTCGCCGTCGAACCAGCCGCGCAGTCCGGTGAAGATCTGCCGCACGTGGTGTTCCGCGACGCCGTAGCGCTCGCTCGTCAGGTAGTCCTGGTCGTACAGCTCGGGCAGGCGCACGCGCGTCGCGATCTCGTCCATGGTCCAGCCCTTGTTGATCCCGCGCACCGTCTGGTCCCACAGGAACTGGATCGAGTCGCGGTAGCGCTCGCACTTCTGGACGATGCTCGCGCGGCCCACGAGCGGCGGGCCGTGCGTCGCGATCAGGTGTTGGGGCGCCCAGGCGATGATGGTCTCGATGCCGGGAATCAGGACCCGCGGATCCCGGTACTCCTCTCCGCGAATCGCGAACACGTTGAAGAGCGCTGGCCACACCGTGTTGTGCAGGCACAGGTCGAGCTCGGGACAGAACAGGTTGACCGAGTCGTCGGAATCGCTCGGCGAGTGCTTCGCGATGAAGTCGAGACCCGCAATCGCCAGCGTCCCTTCGTCCGGAAGCTCGCGCGTCACCGGGATGTAGCCGGGCGTGAACGGCGCGTGCTCCGGGTTTCGGAAGTGGAAGCCGAGGCCGACGTTCACCGCGCCGTCCGCGCCCTCGGTCGGCATCACGACGGCGAACTGCTCGACGATGCCGCGGCCGTACGCGGGCGCGATCTCGCCCGACGTGCGCGCCTTGTTGACGGCGATGCGCGGATGCCCGTAGACCGGCAGCGGGTCCGCGCAGTTGCCCTCGTCGAGGATGGCCCGCGTTCCCTCGACATAGTGGAAGTGCGAATAGACGACCGCGGCGATCGGCCTGCCGTTCAGCTCGCGCAGCTCCCGCAAGGCAGCCGCCATCTCCTCCACCGACTCGCCGGTGTCGATCGCGATCACCCCGTCGGGCGCGTCGATGAACGTCTGGTTCGACAGGCCGTTGCCCACCAGGCAATGCACGCCGGGCCGCACCTGGTAGAGCTCGCGCGCGATCACCGCGCTCTGAGCGAGGTGATCCCGGTGCACCCGCGCGCCGTTCGGCGCAGTCACCACGTTCCGGTCGTCGCTGTCGAAGCTGCGCGTCATCGCCGGCCCCCTGGCCAGCCGCATCTTGACACAACCCGCCGACGACCCCCGAGCGTTCCGCCGCGAGCGAGGCAGCGCTGGCGCGCCCAGCATGACTCGAACATGCGACCTTCAGGTCCGCAACCTGACGCTCTATCCAACTGAGCTATGGGCGCGCGCGAAGCGGCGGGCAGCTTAGCAAACCCGCTCTGGCCGCGAGATCCCCGCCCACCGGCGAGGCGAGGGCCGCCCCGAGCCGAGCCCGCAAGCGGCGCAGCGCGCCGCGCGCAGTGAGCCGAAGGCGAACGTAGTCGACCGGACCCGGCCCTGGCGGAGAGAGTGGGATTCGAACCCACGGTACCTCTCGGTACACACGCTTTCCAAGCGTGCGCCTTCGACCGCTCGGCCATCTCTCCGGGGAATGGGAATGCGAATGGGGTGGGCAAGGCTGGCGGAGAGGGAGGGATTCGAACCCTCGATACAGTTTCCCGTATGCAGGTTTAGCAAACCTGTGCCTTCGACCACTCGGCCACCTCTCCGCGAGGCGGCGGCGATGATGCCGGTGTGGCGGGGCCGTGACAACCCCCGCTCGCGGCCGGCCGCGCGCGGAGCCCCGCCCATCATGGCAGCGCAGGCGCGCAGGCCTGCGCCAGGCCCGGCCCGGCCGAGGCGAGCTCGCGGGCGAGCACGGCCCGGTCGTCGATGCGGCAGTCGGCGCCCGACGGGACGGCGGGGCCGATCACGTTGCAGCGCAATAGGCCCGCGGGGGGCGCGGCGGGGGACGAGAGCCAGGCGCGGAGCAGGTCCTCGTCGGCGCTGCTGATCAGGCCGTCGCCGGACAGGTCGCCGCACTGGCAGGCGTCGCCGATCCCGTCGCTGTTCGCGTCGAGCTGCGTAGTGTTGGCGGTGAAGGGGCAGTTGTCGAAGGCGTCCTGGACCAGGTCGGCGTCGGCGTCGGGGCCGGGCGGGACGACGGGCACGACGAGCTTTCCGTAGCCGTAGGTGTCGTCCTGGCCGGCGGGGCCGACGTCCTGCGCGGCGGCGGTGAGCGTGGCGCGGAGCTGCAGGGCGGTGAAGTTCGAGTTCTGCCCGAGCAGGAGCGCGGCGGCGCCCGCGACGACGGGCGCCGCGAACGAGGTGCCCGGCACGTACGGCCGGGTCAGACTGTTGGTGCGGTCAGGCGCGACGAGCTCGGGCTTGGTGCGGCCGTCGGTGGTGGGGCCGCGGCTCGAGAGCGACTCGATCGGCGGCGTGGGCGCGTCGTTCCAGCGCGCGGCGTCGATCGCGCCCACGGCGAACGCGCCGTGCGCGACGGCGGGGTCGACCAGGCTCGACGCGGCCACGCGCTCGGCGCTCGCGATCGTGACGTTGCTGCTGACGAGCGTGATGTCGAGCCCCGCGGGCGGCGTGCCGCCTGGCTTGCGCCGCACGCGCGCGGTGTAGGGCTCGTCCGAGCTCACGCGCGCGAAGCAGGCGTACTCGGCCGGCGGCGCGCCGCTGCCCGCGCCCTGCGTGTTCGCGCTGGTGGCCACGGCCGCGCCCGCGGCCGAGTACACGTAGAGGTCGAGATCGGTCTGGGGCGTGCCCGCGTACTGGTTCCAGTTCAGCGCCACGCAGGCCTCG includes:
- a CDS encoding MBL fold metallo-hydrolase, whose amino-acid sequence is MLGAPALPRSRRNARGSSAGCVKMRLARGPAMTRSFDSDDRNVVTAPNGARVHRDHLAQSAVIARELYQVRPGVHCLVGNGLSNQTFIDAPDGVIAIDTGESVEEMAAALRELRELNGRPIAAVVYSHFHYVEGTRAILDEGNCADPLPVYGHPRIAVNKARTSGEIAPAYGRGIVEQFAVVMPTEGADGAVNVGLGFHFRNPEHAPFTPGYIPVTRELPDEGTLAIAGLDFIAKHSPSDSDDSVNLFCPELDLCLHNTVWPALFNVFAIRGEEYRDPRVLIPGIETIIAWAPQHLIATHGPPLVGRASIVQKCERYRDSIQFLWDQTVRGINKGWTMDEIATRVRLPELYDQDYLTSERYGVAEHHVRQIFTGLRGWFDGEESKLFPLEPAERFARLIAGFGGRAEVAEQANAALADDDVRWGTELATWLVRSRGATDADRELLARALRLVARRTPAANVRNWAITRARHLDRSTPMDRLYGHGFSQRGMAHASATGLVHTLRVLLDPAKAAGVNAHAKFAIDGETAGLHVRNCVAVPTDGAGASGTASMSRSTLLAILSGKLRWPEAKIEVSGDASAVDAVRRCFEHAAISS
- a CDS encoding arylsulfatase; this translates as MRPRWTPCVAASSTPRSRARGRDEIKPRGPALPRPTRPFAGSVGRLVADSRPSAPDVTFPAGDAPNIVVVLLDDVGFGTCSTFGGPVPTPALDRVARNGLRFNQFHTTALCSPTRAALLTGRNHHAVHMGIIPEGASAFPGYDCIIPKEAATVAEILKQSGYSTGAFGKWHLTPAHEQTLTGPFDRWPTGLGFERFYGILSAEASQFEPPMFDQTTPVMPYEGRDDYHMTEDIAARAIAWMKLQRASNPRRPFFTYFATGAMHCPHHVWPGYIDRFKGQFDEGWDVLRKRIYERQLELGVIPAGTMLTPRPAEIPSWQDYPDRYKPVAARLMEVFAGFMAHTDEQIGKLLDALDEMGETDNTLFVYITGDNGASAEGTLHGAWSAPAFQNGLPEDPEWLLAHIDDFGSARCGNHFNLAWAWALDAPFQWMKQIASHFGGTRNALALQWPRRIADPGGLRRQFHHVVDIFPTLLEAAGVEAPSQVNGIEQMDVDGTSMLYALADGAAPDRHITQYFEMFGNRAIYHDGWIASCFHGRLPWMRFDSVPFDGPQERWELYDIRSDFSQSDDLSRRFPEKLAELQALFDSEARRNRVYPLKEPVQTLGARFAVPDALGGRTKMTYTTAHIRMPERSVVNLKNCSFRITAEITVPASGCEGVIAAQGGNLAGWSLYVNAQGRPVYHYNWLGHEHYVATASKPLAPGRHRLVIDHAYDGGFGAGGESLLCVDGVPSAHVRLAKSVPVVFSVSGETFDVGLDSGAAVGFYPHVYRFSGEIHGVTLERLSEPSPEVKAMIEDAEFRASLAVQ
- a CDS encoding Fic family protein; the protein is MKIPERPPTLAEALKMGDGGDRELKRLVGVLAMGVPPAPGGRYRHWQTLRYVAPPDGVSHREWWAAMKVARNSGRRRIPLRDAHGAPFSFCMPDPVLELLQGIDRDASGQVLMEDRVVNPSTRDRYVFSSAMEEAITSSQLEGAATTREVAREMIRSGRRPFDRSERMILNNFQAMRAVSEIRGEPLTPEIVFRLHRTIVDELLTEGADRHFLRTPGDRVAVYDDRDNTLLHTPPRAEEIHARMQSMCDFANASEHGYYLHPAVKAIILHFWLAYDHPFTDGNGRTARSLFYWSMLRDGYWLVEFFSISRIFGSAPSRYARAFLYTETDENDLTYFILFHLGVIRRAIDEMREYLASKSLEIREIESLLRQRVVLTHRQLALLGHALRHPGHPYTIESHQRSHEVSYQTARTDLLDLAKRGLLEKGRAGRAFVFTAPSDLRDRLVKTRPSRTASTR